One genomic window of Magnolia sinica isolate HGM2019 chromosome 3, MsV1, whole genome shotgun sequence includes the following:
- the LOC131238942 gene encoding DNA polymerase delta catalytic subunit-like has protein sequence MVNGVIQDEDFILEPLEYEMDPMRDAATAPNVGDRVLYVIIKAAKGAKAYERSEDPIFVLENNIPIDSHYYLENQISKPLLRIFDPILKNAEKELLHGSHTRSVSISIPSNSGIMKFAKKQLCCIGCKALIR, from the exons ATGGTGAATGGAGTAATCCAAGATGAAGATTTCATTTTAGAGCCACTTGAATATGAAATGGATCCTATG CGGGATGCTGCCACTGCTCCAAATGTTGGGGATCGTGTTCTGTATGTTATTATTAAAGCTGCAAAAGGTGCCAAG GCTTATGAAAGGTCGGAGGATCCTATCTTCGTGCTAGAGAATAACATTCCAATTGATTCCCATTACTATCTCGAAAATCAAATTAGCAAG CCGCTTTTGAGAATATTTGATCCCATTCTGAAGAATGCGGAAAAGGAACTTCTCCATGGCAGCCACACAAGATCAGTTTCCATTTCAATTCCTTCAAACAGCGGTATCATGAAATTTGCTAAGAAACAACTTTGTTGCATTGGCTGCAAAGCTCTAATCAGGTAA